Sequence from the Microbacterium sp. AZCO genome:
TGCGCACCAGGCGTGCGGTGCGGGTGACCCGATCGCGCGGCGCATCCGCGAGCGCGAATGCGACAACCGTCACTGCGCCGAGGTGTTTCAAGGCGGACTCGCGGATCAGGTCGTTGTCGTAGAGGACGTCGTTGGAGTAGACCAGCCGCACCTGCTCGAGGGCGCCCCACCACGCGTCGGCATACGGCTGGCGAAGCCCCGCGATCCGATCCAGGCGAGGGCCGGTCGCGTCCGGCGCGAGGTCACGCGCTGCGTCGTTCAGAGTCGCCCGGGACAGCTGGATCACATCGAGATCGATGTGATCGATCGCGAACGGGATTTCGACTTCGACGGGGTAGATCGTGGGATTCCCAGGCTGCACGAGGCGACCATCGCCGTGTGCGGATATCCGCAGGTTGCCACGACGCGTCCGCATGATCACAGGGTCCGCATAGCCCTCGTGCACGCCGAAGAATTTCGCGCTGATCTTGCCGTGGGCGATGCTCGCGTGAGCATCGACAACGCCGACCTGCCTGAGTTCCGCCCGCGGACCCGGGCTGTACGACGTTCCGCCGCCATACATCGCGTCCACTTGCTGCACCACCGCGTCGTTCCCCACGGCGTGAAGATCGAAGGCGCGCGAGGGGATGGGGTCAGTCATCCCGCGATGGTCGACCTGCACTCACGCGGATGGCACGCCCCTTGACCACCAGTCCCCGAAACGCTACGCTCTCCGGTCTCGGCGATGGCTCTTGCGGCGGCGGCGGTGCCGCGGCCGGCGGGGTGCGCGGCAGCCGCCGTACTCGTCCAGATCTCGTCGAGTTGGGCACCGCCTTCTGACTCGGGGCTTGTCTCGTCACCTCGGATCCCGTCGGCGGGGGAGCGGGCAGGAGTGAGGCGGCGATGCGCGTGTCCTCTGCCGGCATCGCGTGGAGGTGCGGCGGCTCCTCGCCCGACTCGCGACGTCAGCCTCGTCCACCGGGCTGAACAGGCCGCCGGAAGACCGTGTAGCTCTCGCGCTCGACCGCGGGAGCGAACCCGCGCCCCTGGAACATCGACGGCGGCCCGCAGAACGAAGACGCATCCTCCTCGGTGGCCGCGCGGCGGGGATAGCCTTCGACGTACCGCGCGCCCCGCGCTTCGGCATCGGCGATGACGCGATCCAGGAGCGCGGATGACACGCCGTGGCGGCGGTAGGGCGGGGCGATGGTGAAGCAGGAGACGCCCACGACCTCCTCGGGCGGCGGCCCTTCCGGGTCGAGTCCCTCGTACTGCCGGTAGGTGGAGCGCAGCGAGGCGTTGACCCAGCCGGCGGGGCGGCCGTCGACGTACGCGAGGTAGCCGAGCGTGGCTCCCGCTCGCAGGCGCTCGATCATGTCGGAACGCACATCGCGCCACGGCCGCTCAGGTGCGTCACCCGTGTGCGGATGCAGGCAGTAGCACGACCCCCAGTCCGGATTGTCCGGGAACGCGTCGCGGTCGAACAAGCGCAGCCAGTCGTCGATGCGCTCCTCGGTGACGGGCTGCACCTCGATCGCTCCGATCGAGGGAAGGCGCTCAGTGGGACCGTCTTCGCGGACGGAGGCTTCCGCGAAGTTGCGGGCCCAGATCCCGACCTCCTCGTCCGGGTACGGCGCGCCGTGGGTCACGCGGACGTGATCGACCATCTGCGCGACGAGCGGGTCGATCTCGTCGCCCTCGACGCGCGCGTCCTTCTCGAAGCACTCGATCCACATCGCTCCAGACTAGAAGCGCAGGGCGCAGCGCGCTCCGGTTTCCGATCCGTTGACGACCCCGCGCCTCACCTGACACGCTCGTCTGATCGCCTCGGAGAGGAGCGACCGCTGAGGGAATCTCCCGCGAAGGTCTTCGCCCGACTCAGCACGCGGGAGCGACCGGACGTCGCCGCCCCGCGATTGCGGCGCGCGGTCGTGCTGGGCGGCAGTGTCGCCGGTCTCCTGGCCGCGCGGGTTCTCGCCGACCACGCCCACGAGGTCCTCGTTGTCGAGCGGGATGGCGAGGCGGCCGGGGAGGAGCGGCGCGGCGTTCCGCAGCGGCTTCAGGTGCATGCGCTGCTGCCGGGCGGACGCGCGCAGATCGAGCGCTGGTTCCCGGGGTTCGGGCAGGAGGCGGCGGAGCAGGGTGCGGTTGCCTCCGCGGCCGAGCAGAGCGAGCAGTGGATCGACGACGTCCGGGCGGTGCGCGCCCCGAACGTCGTGCTGCTCAACGGCAGCCGGACCTTCATCGAAGCGCTCGTGCGCCGTCGCACGCTGGCCCTGCCCAACATGCGGCCGGTGCATGTCGCGGCGATCGGGCTGACGTATCGGGACGGGCGCGTCAGCGGCGTGCGAGTCTCGGGAGTGGATGACGAGAGCATCCTGCCCGCCGACTTCGTCGTGGATGCGATGGGACGCTCCAGCCGACTGTCGGCCTGGTTGGAGACGGACGGGTGGCAGCCGCCGCCGCTCGAGCGCATGCAGATCGATGTGAACTACGCGACCGCCTACTTCGCTCGCCCCGAGAACGAGCCGCGCGTCGCCGTGGCGACCTCACGCGTCTCTCCGGACTACCCGAAGAAGACCCACGCGGCGCTCACCGCGGTCGAGAACGGCCGATGGATGCTTCTGCAGATGACCTACGGCGAGGATCGGCCGCCGCAGGACTGGGAGGGATTCCTGGCCCGATGCGCCGACCTGCCGCCGGTGTTCGCCGAGGTGGCGCGGAACGAGCCCATCGGGGAGGTGCACACCTTTCGGCTGGCCGAGGCGCGACGCCGCCGGTACGACCGGCTCGACCGACTCCCCGGTGGCCTCGTGAGCGTGGGGGATGCCGTCGCATCGTTCAACCCGATCTACGGGCAGGGCATGTCATCGGCCGCGCTGCACGCGTCCTGTCTTTCGGAGTACCTGTGCGCCGCGACGGATGCCACCCGCCCGGCGAGGCGCTTCTTCGAGCTCCAGAAGGTGGTCGTGGATGCTGCGTGGGATCTGTCCACTCAGGCCGACGCGCAGCGGCTCGAGACGAGCAGCCCCCCGCTGCCGGTGCGGTTCCAGCGCGCCCGCGTCGATCAGGTCCTGGATGCCGCGGTGGTCGACATCCGTGTCGCAACGGCCTTCAACGAGGTGGCCTTCATGAACGCGCACCCCAGGACCCTGGCCGCACCCGCGGTCGTGCTGCGGTCGCTCGCCACGAACATGCGCACCCGTGTCAGACGTTAGAGTTCCTCGCGTGGACGGTGCCGCCGCTGACTGGTTCCTCGATCGTGCTGAGCGAGGAAACCCGGCGAGCATCGTCCAGGCCGGCCCGTCCGGTTCCTCCGCGTGGTCGGAGGGGAATCTGGTGCGACCGCTCGTGCACGGCGCGACCTACTTCGCCCGACTGCATGACGAACTGTCGGCATTGCGTCCCGGTGACCGGGTGTTCTTCACCGACTGGCGGGGGGATGCCGACGAGCTGCTGCAGCCGGGTGGCCCGTCGATCGGCGATCTGCTGTGCACGCTGGCGGCCGCGGGCGTCGAGGTGCGCGGGCTGGTGTGGCGGTCCCACGGTGAGCGCGTGTCTGCCCCGATCAGCGGCGTGTCCAATGTCCGCCTCGGTCGTCGCATCAACGAGGCCGGAGGCGAGGTGCTGCTGGACCAGCGCGTCCGCCTGTTCGGATCGCACCATCAGAAGTTCTTCGTCATCCGCCACCGGGACGACCCGACGCGCGATGTGGCGTTCGTCGGCGGGATCGATCTCTGCCACAGCCGCCGTGACGATGCCGATCACGGAGGCGACCCGCAGGCGCTGGACATGGACTCCCGCTATGGCAGGCGACCGCCATGGCACGATGCGGCCCTCGAGCTCCGTGGTCCCGTCGTCGCGGATCTGCTGGCGGTGTTCGCCGAGCGCTGGGACGACCCTGCCCCGCTGGACCACCGCACCCCGTACCGGATGCTTCTTCAGCGACTCGCCGACATGCCGCGGCATCCGCGTCCCCTTCCCGAGACGGCGACCCCGCCGCCGCCCGCCGGTCCGCATGCCGTGCAGCTGCTGCGGACCTATGGGCGTAAGCGTCCGCCGTTCCCCTTCGCTCCGGCGGGAGAGCGCAGCATCGCGCGCGCGTACGGGAAGGCGTTCACACGTGCGCGCTCGTTCATCTACATCGAGGACCAGTACCTGTGGTCGAGGGAAGTGACCGCCGGGATCGCCCAGGCCCTGACCGACAATCCTCGGCTGCATGTCATCGTCGTGCTTCCTCGGTACCCCGATTCGGACGGCCGTCTGTCTGGGCCTGCGAGCCGATTGGGCCAGCTCCGGGCCATCTCGATGCTGAAACGCGCCGGCCATGACCGCGTCGCCGTGTTCGACCTCGAGAACGACGCGGGAACGCCCATCTACGTCCATGCCAAGGTCTGCATCGTCGACGACATCTGGATGACGTGCGGTTCGGACAACTTCAATCGTCGGTCCTGGACGTCGGACAGTGAGCTCACCTGCGCCGTCGTCGACGACTCCACATCCGACGCGGGGTCGGTCTCCCCGGTGGCGCGTGCGCTGCGCCTTCAGCTCTGGGCGGAGCACCTCGGTGTGGATGCGGAGGATCCCCGGATCCAGGATGCCTCCGACGGCCTCGCCCTCTGGAAGTCCAGCGCCGACGCTCTCGATCGCTGGCACAGCACCGATCGGCGGTCGCCGCGCCCGTCCGGGCAGGTGCGACACCATCACACCGAGCCCGTGTCGCGCGTGCAGCGCCTCTGGGCCCGCCCGCTCAACCGCCTCGTGTTCGACCCGGACGCCCGCCCCCGCCGCCTCCGGCGAACAGCCCAGTTCTGACCGCACCGCGCAGGTGAGGGGCTGCTGTTCCCCCCTCGCAACCAGCGCGACGGAGGCCTTGAGCACGGCCCGATGAGTTCGTAAAATCCCGCACCGAAAGGAGCGATCTGATGGACGGACCAGATCTTCTCGCGGCGCGACTTCTCCGGGCGATGGTCGCCGACGACGTCGACGCCGTGGCTCACCTCGTGGTCGAGATCGAGGACAGCGCCTACGCCGGGCTCGTCGCGACGGGACTCGCGCAGTCCTACATCGCGGAAGTGCTCAAGACGGCCAGACGCGAGCCCTTCCTGCGGGCACTCGAGGCGCGCATCCTCGAGCTGACAGCCGCGGCCGAGGAGAAGAAGAACGACCCGGTCTGATCGGCTCCTCGACGAAGCGGATCGTCTCATGCGAAGAGCTCGTCGAACGCGTCTGTACGCACGCGTGGCCCCGCGGCGGCCCGCTCGATCGCCGGCTCGGGCCGGACAGCGTCGGTGCTGACGGAGTCCATCAGAGCGCGCGCGGCGTGCGTCAGGAACCTGCTCGGCTTCGCGGCGACGTGCTTGGCCATGAAGGCGGTGGGATGCGTGGGCAGCTGCGAAGGCACGTACACGTCGAGCGTGTCGCGTGCGCGGGTGAGCGCGACGTAGAAGAGGCGCCGCTCCTCCGCCAGGCCGGCGGCGGAGCTGAGCGCCATGTCGGACGGCATGGCGCCGTCGTTGGCTCGCAGGAGGTGGACGGCGTCCCATTCCAGACCCTTGGCGGAGTGGATCGTCGACAGGGTGAGCCAGTCCTCGTCGAGATGCGGCTGCTTCGCCCAGTCGCCGGCGACGTTCACCGGATCGATCGCCTGTTCGCTGACGAACGTGCGGAGATCGCTGTGTCGCGCGGCGGCCTGGGCAATGCCGTCGACCTCGGTGACTCGACGCTGCCAGTCCGGATAGTGCGCGCGCAGCAGCGGGTCCACCGCGCCTCGACACGCCTCGACCAGTTCGGCCACAGCGGTTGCGCCGTCGACCGCGCTCAGCATCGAGAGTGTGGACGCAAGACCGGTGCGCGCCTTCGGGGGTGCCGCCGCGACGACGTCGGCCGCGCGATCGACGCCTCCGTCTGCAAGCATCCTGGCGAGTGATCGAGCACTGGCTTTGCCGATCGCGCGGTGCCGCGTGAGCAGGCGGTACCACGACACCTCGTCCGCCGGATTGAGCACGACGCGAAAGCTCGCGAGGAGGTCGCGCACGTGCGAGGTCTCGAGGTACCCGATCCCGCCGAACTTGTGGAACGGGATGCCGCGCACGGCGAGCTCGACCTCCAGCTGTGCGCTGTGGGATCCGGTGCGCATCAGAACGGCCTGGGAGCGCAGGGACACGCCGTCGATGTGGGCGGCGAGGATGCGGTCCGCGACGGTGCGGGCCTCGTCGTCGGCGTTTCGGCAGGTGACGAGCGTCGGCCGGCCGCCCGGCTGCGCTCGGTCGGCCACCAGCCGCAACCTCAGGTCGCCCGGCCGCACCTCGTTCGCGAGGTCGAGGATCGGCTGCGTCGAACGGAAGTTCCGTTCGAGACGGACGAGTGCGGCGTCGGGATAGGCCTCGACGACGTCGAGCAGCTGTCCGGCGCTCGCTCCCCGGAAGGCGTAGATCGCCTGCGCGTCGTCGCCGACGACGGTCAGCCCACGGCCGTCGGGGCTGAGCCCGCGGACGATGTCGACCTGGAGCTGGTTGACGTCCTGGTACTCGTCGACGAGCACCCAGTCCCACCGTGCCCGCAGCCGCGCTCCGACATCAGGATCAGCGACCAGCGCGCGCCAGGCGATGAGCAGGTCGTCCAGGTCGAGCAGGCCCCGCTCGCGCTTCCGCTCCCGGTAATGGCGTAACAGGCCGGCGATCGCGTCGGAGTGCTCGAGCGCCCAGGGGAACTGCTCCTCGATGACCCTGCGCGCCGGGGTCACCGTGTTGATCGCCCGCGACGCGATATCGGCGATGGTGCGTGTCGTGGGCAGACGCACCTCCGTGCCGTCGAGCCCGTGCTCCGCGCGCAGCAGATCCATCAGGTCGATGACGTCGTCCGGATCGATGACGGTCAGGTCCTCCAGCCCGAGGTGCTGTGCGTGCTCGGCGACGATCCGGTGCGCGACCGCGTGGAAGGTGCCCCCGGCGATGCGCTGCGCCGCCTGGGCGTCGCCGCACATCACCGCAGCGCGAGCGAGCATCGCGGATGCCGCGCGCCGGGTGAACGTCAACAGCAGGATGCGTTCCGGGGCGACCCCGGCCTCCAGCAGTCGTGCCACGCGGGCGGTGAGCACGCGCGTCTTCCCCGTGCCGGCCCCGGCCGCGACGACGAGCGGTCCCTGCCCGTGCTCGACGGCCTCCAGCTGTGCCGGATCCAGCCCGGCGAGCGCATCAGATACTGCCACGGAGGCGACGGTAACGGGCCCCCCGGACATTCAGCCGTCACGATCGGCCGACGGAGCGGATCAGGCCGCGTTGATGCGCGCGAGCTCGGAGCGCCAGTTCTCGGGGACCCGGCCGGCGGGCCCGGGCGAGGGCTGGTCGTCGGGTCGGGACTCGGGCGGAGCGAGCGGCGGACCCTCGACCGTCTCCTCCTCGAGGTAGTCCCAGTACCAGGTCTCGCCGGGCTCGAAGCTGCGGATGTACCGGTGGCCGCTCTGGCGGAAGTGGGCTGTGGCGTGCTTCGCGGGCGAGGTGTCGCAGCATCCGATGTGACCGCACGCTGCGCAGCGGCGCAGGTGCACCCACCATCCGCCCACGTCTTCGCACTCGGCGCAGCCGGTCCCGGTCGGTGGAATGCGCGGGTCGATCTGCGGATCGGTCACGGTGCCCCCCTGAGAACGAGTCGTCTTCGCACTATAGGCACTTCGGCGCCGGCTCGCCCGCCTTCGGCCCACCGCCCGGACTACCCTGTCCCCCATGGGCGGCTATGTGACCGACGAGACCATCGCTCCGAGACTCACGGACGAGCAGTGGGAGAAGCTGTGCGCACGGGCTGAGGCGCGGGATGCCGCAGACGGTGAGCACGTCTTCCGCACGGGGGATGCCGACTACCCGATGATCCTCGTCGAGGAGGGGGAGGTCGAGGTCGTCCGCGACGCCCTGTGGTGGATCGGCGAGGAGGTCGTCGCGCTCATGGGGCCGCGGTCGATGGTCGGCGAGCTGGGACTGCTCAACGGACAGCGGGCCTTCCTGTCCGCGCGCGCGAAGGGGCCGGCGCGCGTGCGCGCCCTCTCTCGGGAGAACCTGCGCCGCATCATCTCCGAGGAGGACGAGCTCGGCGAACTGATCCTGCACGCGCTGTGGGCGCGTCGCGAGTCGCTGCGCAGCGGTCCCGCCGCGCTGACGCTCAAGTTCGTGGGCAGGGGAACGTCCCGCGAGTTCCTGGCGCTGCGCCGCTTCGCGGAGCGCTTCGACCTCGTCCACACCGCGATCGCCGTCGACCAGGTCGAACCGCATCCGGGTCACAGTTACGTCGAGGCCGATCTGCCCATCGCGTTCGTCCAGGGGGAGGCGTTCCCGCGCGCGACTCCGGGAGTCGTCGCCGAGCAGCTCGGTCTCAGCTACGAGCCCGGCGCCGAGTCGGTCGTCGACCTCGTCGTGATCGGCGGCGGCCCCGCGGGGCTCGCCGCAGCGATCTACGCGGCGTCCGAAGGGCTCAGCACCGTGCTGCTGGAAGCCGTCGCGCCCGGCGGCCAGGCGGCATCCACCTCCCGCATCGAGAACTTCCTCGGATTCCCTTTCGGGGTGAGCGGCGACCGGCTCATCGGTCAGGCGACGCTGCAGGCGATCAAGTTCGGTGTGCGGGTCTGCGCGCCCTGCGAGGCGGTCGACCTGCGGCCGGTCGATGACGCCATCGAGGTGACGCTGTCGGACGGGCGCGTCATCCGCTCGCGCACGGCGATCGTGACCTCGGGCGCCGCGTACCGCACGCTGCATCTGGACCGCTGGGAGGACTTCGAGCGTTCCGGCATCTTCTACGCGGCGACACCGCTGGAGCTGAAACAGGTCGCGGGGTCGCCGGTCGTCGTCGTCGGCGGGGCCAATTCCGCCGGGCAGGCGGCGCTCTACCTGTCGTCGAACGGATCACCGGTGCATCTCGTCGTGCGCGGTGCCGACCTCGGCACCCGCATGTCGGCGTACCTCGTGGACCGCATCACGGACGACCCCCGGATCAGCCTGCACACCGAGTCGAACGTGGTGCGCCTCGACGGCAACGGCACGCTGCAGTCGGTCCGGATCGACACGGCGGGCGACGTCGACGCCAAGGGGCTCTTCTGCTTCATCGGCGCCGACCCCGCCGCGGCCTGGCTGCCGGGCGTCGATCGAGACGGATCGGGGTTCATCCGCACCGGCACCGACGTGACGACGCAGACCCTCGGCCACTGGCAGCGCCTCGGCCGCGAGCCGCTGCCGTTCGAGACCTCGATCCCGCGCGTCTTCGCCGCCGGCGACGTGCGTCGCGGGTCGATGAAGCGCGTGGCCGCCGCCGTCGGCGAGGGTTCGAGCGCCGTGGCCTCCGTGCACCGCGCTCTGGCGGGCTGACGCTCGGCCTCACGACCGCCCGCCGACGACCCGCCTCACGTGGCTCGGTTCTCCGCGTTCTGCGGCCGGACTTGCGCAAGCCACTGATCGAAGGTCTGCCGGCCGCGCTCCGCCTCGTCGGAGGGCAGGTTGAGGCCGGCGCGCATTCCCTTCATCTGCTTCCCGGGCAGCGAGACCGCGAGGACGGGCCCGCGGTGATCGATGGCCCGCGCGTAGCGCTTGATCAGTTCGGAGAGCTCCTCCTCGCGGGGGCCGGCGATCTCCTTGACGCTCTGGAGGGGAGTCCCGGATGCTGCCGTGACGAGGTGCTCGCCGACCTCACTGGCGGCGATGGGCTGTGTACGAGCGCGGGGTGCGAGGTGCAGCGGCCCCAGCCGCGCCTGATCGAACATCTGCGCCGCGAACTCGTGGAACTGGGTGGCGCGAACGATGCTCCAGGGCAGGGACGACCGGATGTAGAGCTGTTCCTGGGCGAGCTTCCCGGCGTAGTAGTCGGGCGGATTGCAGTCGACGCCGACGATGGACAGCAGAACGACGTGGGACACGTTCGCGCGACCGGCTGCGGACAGCAGGTGGCCGCTCGTCGTCTCGAAGAACTCGGTCGCCTTCCGCGCGTTCATCGTCGAGACGTTCGCCGTGTCGATGACGGCATCCACTCCCTCCAGCGCCCCATCCAGCCCGGAGCCCGTCGACAAGTCGACTCCGCGACTGCGGCTCAGGATCGTGACGTCGTGACCGGCGCGACGGGCGGCCTCGACGACCTGACTGCCGACGACTCCGGTTCCTCCTGCGACGGCGATCTTCATCTGTGCTCCTCTCCTCGGTGCTTCCCGGTTTGGTGGGTCGGTGGGTCGGCGGCTCACGCGGACTCAGAACGTGAACCTCAGCACCCCGAGGTCGCTGCGTTCCGCGAGCCCGGGGAAGGCGTTCATCACGGCGATCGCGGCGCGCAGACCCCGAGGCATCCTGTCGACATACGGCGAACGGCTCAGCATCGTGCGATCCGCCAGGCGCAGTCGCGGGTGCCACTTCTCCGGTTCGTGCGGATCGTCGAACGCCGTGCCGCCCGCCGTGTCGATGCCCAGATCGCGGATGGCTCTGACTCGTGGCATGAGTGTGCGTGCGAGCGTCGTGTAGCCGTTCATCACCAGTTCGCCGTGCGGGGCATGCTCCACGAGCCGGTGGACGAGGTGCTCAGCGTCACGCTCCGCGAGGAAGGGGAAGAAGCCGTCGGCGAGGATGACGAGCGGTCTGTCGGACGGCAGGGAGTCCACCCACTCGGCAGAGGTCGCGTCGACCTCGAGCTCATGGTGAGCTGCGGCGATCACCGGCCGCGTGGCGAGTCTCCGGCGCAGGGACATGATGCCGGGAAGGTCGACGTCGAACCACATCGTCTCCTCCGGCGGATCGACGCGCTGTGCACGGTCGTCGAGTCCTGACCCGAGATCGAGCACACAGCTGCGGGGGTTCGCCTCCAGGAACCGGCGAGCGGCGTCGTCGATCAGGCGGGCGCGAGCGGCCACGGTGGATGCCTCTTTCCGAGGCAGGCCGAGATGATCCCAGTCGACCGACACCTCGGCCACCACCACCGAAGCCCAGGTGTCACCGAGTATCGGGCGCCGGCTCTCCGCATCCTGCGCGCGTCCCAGAATCGGCAGGAGCGCCGAACGCTCCACGGGGGAGAGGTCGGGCGGCAGGTCCACGCGGCTCACCGCGGGTCCTCACCGCGCAGCAGAGCGGTGCTCACGACGTCCTCGATGAACTCGCGCTTCTCGCCGAGGAGCGCGGTGACCAGCTCGAGGACGAGGGCCAGCTGCCGCGCCGGTGGCGGGTCATCCCGCAGCCATCCGTGGTCGGCGGCGTCGGCGAACCACGCCGTCAGCTGCTGTGCGCCGGCGTCCTCCGCCTCCGGACGCAGAGCATTGAACGAGTGCCACCCTGAGGCTCGTTCCCACGCGAGGATCCGCGCCGCCTCGGCATGCCCCGCCAGGAAGTCGGCGGTCGCGCCGGCCAGATCTCGCACCAGCCTTCCGAACTCGTCGCGATCGCGGGGATCTGCTCTCTCCGATGCGATCAGCGCTCGGGTCTGCTGTGCGTCCTGCGCCACGCGCGCGAGCACTGCTCGATAGAGACCCTCTTTGTCGCCGAACCGCTGGAAGAGAAGGGCTTTGTTGAAACCGGATGCCGCGCTGATCCGATCCACGCGGGCGCCCTCGTAGCCCCGCTCGGCGAACTCGGCCGTCGCCGCCGTGAGAAGGCGCGCGGTGGATGCCGCCGAATCGCGCTGACGGACGGGCACGGGCATGACGGCATCCTTCGCTAAGTAACTACTTAGTTAGAAATAGCACCCCGCGGACATGAGCGCAATGGTCTGCGTGGGGACGCTCGTCGATCGGAGCTTCACGGCGTCCGCGGCGGCGCCCAGAGCCTCTGCCGGGAGGGTGACGCGACCCGGCGCGACGTGTGATCATGACCTGGTGACCGACGGCTCCCGTTCCCGGCCTGCGATGCCGGTCGATGTCGAGGCCGCGCGCGAGATGTGGGCGCAGTACGCGCGGGCCCGGCCCGAGGCGGTGGCCCTCTCGCCGGAGTACTCGGTGGAGCGCTTCGGCGACTCCGAGGGCCTCGCCGATGAGCTGCTCGAGCTGGTGCTGATCGGCCGCAAGCGGGCCACCGCCGGCCTGGTGGCCGAATTCCTCGCAGAGGGCGATGACGTGCCGCGGATCGGCTCCCACTGGATCGCGTGCGACGGGCGGGGCGTGCCGCGCGTCATCATCCGCTCGGTGGAGCTGCGACTGAGCGCCTTCGACGACGTGGATGCGCAGTTCGCCTTCGACGAGGGTGAGGACGACAGGTCGCTGGAGAGCTGGCGGCGCAACCACCGCCGCTACTGGGAGCGCGTCACGTCTGCGCTCGGCACGACGTGGTCGGAGACCGACGAGATCGTGCTCCAGCGATTCTCGGTGGTGTGGCCACCGGAATTCGCCGACCCGGTTCGCCCGTGAGGATCACTCGCCCAGGAGCCGCGTGACGTCGGACATGTGCGAGCGGATGCTGTCCGGCAGCTCGCGCCCGCGCTCGGGACGCCAGGAGTCGGTGAGGTAGACGATCTTGCCCATCGGGTCGCCCAGCCAGAGGTTGTCGAACGTCGGCGGCGTGGTGAAGGACATGAAGAACGTGCTCTCGCCGATGTACACGAGCGCGAACACCGTCTTCAGGTTCCAGTTGGGGCTGTCGCCATCGGGCTCGAACCGCAGATAGACCGGGCTCTTGTCGATGTCGACGGTGTCGATCGCGAATCCCGCACGCGGATCGTTGAACTCGGGCCATTCGACGCGCACCTGCGGACTCGGCAGCTCCGGCTCCTTCGGGCCGCGCCCGAGTACGTACTCACGCCACGAGCCGCGCTCGTAGTCGTCGTCTTTGCTGTCCAGCCGGAACTCCCGCCCGCCCAAGCCCAGATAGACGCGTCCGTCGGTGCCCGCGCTGTCCACATCTCCGGTGATGACCTGCACGAGGATTCCCGTGATCGCTGACATGACAACCTCCATTCCCTGAGCCGGCTCGGCGGTCGGCGGTTCGGAAGGGAAGAGCGGCAGTGGAGGGATGCTGATACATGCCGGGATGCCGGAGGGCGCTCAACCTGCGGCGGCCCAGGCGACCGCGGGGCAGAAGCCGCGCGCACAATGGTTCCATGGTCGAGATCTCCGACGCGGACTTCGAGGCGATGGTCGGCGAGGAGTACGACGCTCTGCCCACGGAGA
This genomic interval carries:
- a CDS encoding FAD-dependent oxidoreductase, which translates into the protein MGGYVTDETIAPRLTDEQWEKLCARAEARDAADGEHVFRTGDADYPMILVEEGEVEVVRDALWWIGEEVVALMGPRSMVGELGLLNGQRAFLSARAKGPARVRALSRENLRRIISEEDELGELILHALWARRESLRSGPAALTLKFVGRGTSREFLALRRFAERFDLVHTAIAVDQVEPHPGHSYVEADLPIAFVQGEAFPRATPGVVAEQLGLSYEPGAESVVDLVVIGGGPAGLAAAIYAASEGLSTVLLEAVAPGGQAASTSRIENFLGFPFGVSGDRLIGQATLQAIKFGVRVCAPCEAVDLRPVDDAIEVTLSDGRVIRSRTAIVTSGAAYRTLHLDRWEDFERSGIFYAATPLELKQVAGSPVVVVGGANSAGQAALYLSSNGSPVHLVVRGADLGTRMSAYLVDRITDDPRISLHTESNVVRLDGNGTLQSVRIDTAGDVDAKGLFCFIGADPAAAWLPGVDRDGSGFIRTGTDVTTQTLGHWQRLGREPLPFETSIPRVFAAGDVRRGSMKRVAAAVGEGSSAVASVHRALAG
- a CDS encoding NAD(P)H-binding protein, with translation MKIAVAGGTGVVGSQVVEAARRAGHDVTILSRSRGVDLSTGSGLDGALEGVDAVIDTANVSTMNARKATEFFETTSGHLLSAAGRANVSHVVLLSIVGVDCNPPDYYAGKLAQEQLYIRSSLPWSIVRATQFHEFAAQMFDQARLGPLHLAPRARTQPIAASEVGEHLVTAASGTPLQSVKEIAGPREEELSELIKRYARAIDHRGPVLAVSLPGKQMKGMRAGLNLPSDEAERGRQTFDQWLAQVRPQNAENRAT
- a CDS encoding class I SAM-dependent methyltransferase, giving the protein MSRVDLPPDLSPVERSALLPILGRAQDAESRRPILGDTWASVVVAEVSVDWDHLGLPRKEASTVAARARLIDDAARRFLEANPRSCVLDLGSGLDDRAQRVDPPEETMWFDVDLPGIMSLRRRLATRPVIAAAHHELEVDATSAEWVDSLPSDRPLVILADGFFPFLAERDAEHLVHRLVEHAPHGELVMNGYTTLARTLMPRVRAIRDLGIDTAGGTAFDDPHEPEKWHPRLRLADRTMLSRSPYVDRMPRGLRAAIAVMNAFPGLAERSDLGVLRFTF
- a CDS encoding helix-turn-helix domain-containing protein; the protein is MPVPVRQRDSAASTARLLTAATAEFAERGYEGARVDRISAASGFNKALLFQRFGDKEGLYRAVLARVAQDAQQTRALIASERADPRDRDEFGRLVRDLAGATADFLAGHAEAARILAWERASGWHSFNALRPEAEDAGAQQLTAWFADAADHGWLRDDPPPARQLALVLELVTALLGEKREFIEDVVSTALLRGEDPR
- a CDS encoding ASCH domain-containing protein, coding for MWAQYARARPEAVALSPEYSVERFGDSEGLADELLELVLIGRKRATAGLVAEFLAEGDDVPRIGSHWIACDGRGVPRVIIRSVELRLSAFDDVDAQFAFDEGEDDRSLESWRRNHRRYWERVTSALGTTWSETDEIVLQRFSVVWPPEFADPVRP